The sequence GGTAGGGTAGTGCTAGAGGTGTTGGGCAGAAGTTGGGTGTCCCGTGGCTTGGGTCCCCACATCATCTCTCCTCTGACCTCTGTCCTCCTGCTCAGGTGGAGGCTATCGAGTATTATACCAAGCTGGAGGAGAAGCTCAAAGATGACTACAAGCGGGAGAAGGAGAAGGTTAATGAAAAGCCTCTGGGGATGGCCTTTGTCACCTTCCACAATGAGACCATCACAGCCATGTGAGTGCAGATGGTCCCGCCCTCCCCGAGAAGGTGACTTGTCCCAGCCTTTGCTTTAAATCAGAACAGCAGCACTAAGGCATCCCCTCAGCTTGTGCCTGCCAGCCTTTTGTGTCAGCCTGTCCCTCTTTCTCTTGTCTAGAATCCTCAAAGATTTCAATGCTTGTAAGTGCCAGGGCTGCGCGTGCCGTGGGGAGCCCAAAGCCTCCTCCTGCAGTGAGTCCCTCCATGTCTCCAGCTGGACTGTCAGTTACGCTCCTGACCCACAGAACATCTACTGGTGAGCAGCTCTGTAGGGTTCAGTGGCCCTGCCAGTGGGAAAGGGGAGCACCCTCCCTTTGTCCCTCTCCGTCTGCTCCTCCAGGAGCTGAGTGAGTTGTTCTTGCtgaagcccagcctggctgagctagAGGTCTGATCTCACTGGGAGGGAGAACGCCTTGGGCTGGCACCCCAAGTGCTGttcaccaggctgggctgtggtgcGCATGCAAAGCCTCACACCTGGTATTCTGCCCTGTGCAGCCATTCTGATGTCCTCTTTCTCCCTCTCAGGGAACACCTCTCCATCCGGGGCTTTATATGGTGGATCCGCTGCTTTGTGATTAATGTGGtcctcttcatccttctcttcttTCTCACCACTCCTGCTATCATCATCACCACTATGGACAAGTTCAATGTAACCAAGCCCGTGGAGTACCTCAATGTAAGGACTTTGGAGACAGGTGCAGGGTGGGTAACCAGGAACCACCCCAAGGCACAACATCCCCTGCAAAGCTGGGGATAGGGAGAAAAATGGTCCTGTCAACCTGACATGAGGGAAGTGCTGAGCCTGGACAGGGTGCAGTGGCAGTCACAGTGCTGGGGCCTTGGCATCAGCAGAGGCAACTGTACCTTTGCCTGGCACAAGAGCTGGTTCACCATGTAACATGTGATTTCTTCTCTGCCTTGTTGCAGAACCCAATCATCACCCAGTTTTTCCCCACCCTGCTGCTGTGGTGCTTCTCTGCTCTTCTGCCCACCATTGTATACTACTCTGCCTTCTTCGAAGCACACTGGACCAGGTAAGGACAGCCAGCACCTGTTCTTACCTTCTTAGTGTGCTGATTGGCTGCTAGACGCTTCTGACTACATAAGCTATAGGATGGATCTTTTGCTTGAACTTCTGTCTTCCACTCCAGCATGGTGTTATGTTGCACCTTTTGGCACCTGGGGACTGCTGTGGACAGTTGTCCTGCCAGTCTTTAGCTGCTGTTGTGCAGCATGGTTGTCTGAGCAGAGCTTGACAGGTCTACAAGAAGAAGAAAGCTGGGAGGAGTTGGGGCTGGTCACTATGAGAAATGCAAGTAGCAAGGGAAGTCTTGGCTCAGGTGAGCCAGGCAGGGGTGGTGTGCCTGTATGTGTAAGATGTAGCAATTCCAAGGGAAAATCATTTTAGCTGCTCTGGTTTCTGGTCACAGAGAAGGCACTTGAAGTGAAGAGCACTAGAAGCTTGCTGCTTGTGAGACACGTTCCCTGCAGGACACTCAATGTAACTTTTGTTTTCTGGTCTATGTTGCAGGGACTGGTGGGGGAGGGTGTCATCAGCTCTCAGGATTACAGGTCAGGGAAGATGATTGCAGAACCTGTGAGACAAGGGGAAAGGAATGGAGACCTGATAACGGATATCAAATATGCTGGAGGAAAAGGGGATGTGTGCTAGgaagggacaggatgggatttagATTAGACATTGGGAACTGCTTACTGATGGAAAGCCATTGGAAGCACAGTTTCTAATGGTGTCTGGTGGGGTGAAAGTTTAACAGCTTCTCTGTCCTCAGGTCTGGAGAGAATAGGACAACCATGCACAAGTGTTACACCTTCCTCATCTTCATGGTCTTGCTGCTACCATCTCTGGGCCTGAGCAGGTAGGAGTTGTGGGAAGGCAAGTACAAAGttatggagcacagggagggttgAGGTGCACGCCTGATTGTCCTTTTCTTTTTACAACATCCTTTCCTCACTGCACTCGTGCTCTGGCCACCATCCCATTGGGCGACTGGTATTTAATGTGAGTTGAGGGAGAGCAGGCCAGACCATACATGACTGGATCTCTAGGACTTTACTGACTCAATCTGCAGATTGACATGTGCCATGATGTTACAAATAATGCAGCAAAATTTGGCATGGTGGATGAGTAGGTGTGAAAAGTCTGCTTGACATCTGCTGGTGAAGGAGGCATTCTCCACCTCTGTCCTCAGCGCGCAGTCCAAATTTTGCACAAAACTAGTGAATTCCTCCTTTAAGCCAGAACTTGAATAGGTTATGCTGCTTGGCTGGGTGGGATAGTTTGGTACAGAAGTGCTCATCTCTTTGGGTGTATGCTTCAAATCTTCCTGCACTTTAAATATTGTTCTGTAGGAAATACTGATGCATCACCTGCCAGCCATTGTGGTGGGCTCTAGCGCTGAACAGGGGCCAAGTAGGAGAACAgtgtgagaaagaaaaaaacgGGGGAGTGGGTGGGGGGCAGGGAACTCTAACTGTGCTTGCTCATTCTTTACACATTGTGGGGTCAGGGATCTTTAAGATCCCACCTAAATTCCATATTTGAGATACACCCTCTCAGTGGTGATGTCAGACAAATCCTGAGAATAAGACAAACCATCTGATAGTGGCAGAAGAATAGTCCTTCATCCCACTGGGTGACTATAGTGACTACATGTTTGCAACACAGATTAATAAATTCTTCTTGCATGTAAACTTGCATCTTGGGCAGGTGAATGGTCTCAGAGTGTTTGCATTTTGACCACAAAAGAGACCACGCTTCCTTCTGAGGAGTCAGTCCCTCTGCTGTTGCCTGTTGAGCTCTGCACTCCACCAGTGTCAAAAGATTGGATAGTTTTATATTGAAAAACAAAATTGAGAAAAATGGGATTTGTTTCTTCTAAGGGATTTCTTTAAATCTCTTGTTGGAGGGTACCTTGTATGTAACCAATTTCTTCTGTAGAGTCAGTCATCTGTTCCTTATGTGGATGTTGCACCCACacagaggagagaggagaaataTTTATAGGATTAGAGTAAAGGGATAAAAACATACATGAATAGGAAGCTTTAAATCCCTTTTTGatgttgtgttgttttgtttagttttatttttttctaatgtcCAGTTTACATAATTGCTGGTGACACACTCCACAGGGAACAACACAGTCTATGGTCAGAGCTTTGAATCTTCTAGAGCAGCTTCTACATATGTGCATTTCTGTCTGTTGCTGCTTCTGATGGTTCATCTTTTCTTCTTGCCCTCTTCCTCCACAGCTTGGATGTATTTTTCCGCTGGTTGTTCGACAAAAAATTCCTTGCTGAAGCTGCCGTACGATTTGAGTAAGTGGCGTTGAGCAGAAAGGCTTTGTTTACAATGGGAGGAGGTTCTTGTTGGCATCCAGAGGTTAGGGGGACTCCCAGCTGCTGCCCTGCAAGGAGGGAGCACCCCTTGCAGCCTGCTCTTGCTGCATCTCCCCAGGTGTGTGTTCCTGCCAGACAATGGGGCTTTCTTTGTCAACTATGTTATCGCCTCCGCCTTCATCGGGAACGCCATGGACCTGCTGCGCATCCCCGGTTTGCTCATGTACATGATCCGACTCTGCCTGGCCCGCTCGGCGGCCGAGCGGAGGAACGTCAAACGCGTATGTAgcggggctgagggatggggtgtGCCTGCACCCAGGGAGGGGAGTGCTGCAGTGGGGCCCTGATGGATGGGGCTTGCCCAGTGCTGTGCATAGAGCTGGGTGTGTTGCAAATACCCACTCAGCTCTCAGGGTCCTCCTGCTGATGGGTCTCCGTTCCCTCCCGCAGCACCAGGCCTACGAGTTCCAGTTTGGGGCTGCTTACGCCTGGATGATGTGTGTCTTCACTGTAGTCATGACATACAGCATCACCTGCCCCATCATCGTCCCTTTTGGTAAGCCATACCCCTCTGCCCCCGGTGCCAGAGATGGAGGGTAAGCAAGAAGGCTGATGTGGGAGAGATATTTCCTCTCAGTCTAGCAAAGAGGCTGATGCCCCACTTGTCTggctttcttctccttctcccagGGCTCATGTACATGCTGCTGAAGCACCTGGTGGACCGGTACAACCTGTATTATGCTTACCTGCCTGCCAAGCTGGACAAGAAGATCCATTCAGGGGCTGTAAATCAGGTAGTGGCAGCCCCTATCCTCTGCCTCTTCTGGCTTCTCTTCTTCTCCACAGTGCGTGCAGGTGAGCACTGGGCTGGGATGCCAACCCTTAGCCTCCTACTGAGCCACTTCCCTGGCCAGGCTCTGATCCTGGCAGCCTCCAGCCGCAGAGCATGGTCACAATCCTTTTGACACTGACATTGGTTTTCCTTTGCCCCAGGGTTCCTGGCCCCCACTTCCATGTTCACCTTTGTGGTCCTCGTGATCACCATTGTGATCTGCCTGTGTCATGTCTGCTTTGGGCACTTCAAATACCTCAGCGCTCACAACTACAAGGTGAGGCAGAATGGCTGGGTGCAGGACCCTCCTCCTTGGTAGCACAACTCAACCACGTAGCagcaggggctctgaggggtcCCAGCCTGCTCTTTGGCAGAGCCTGTCAACCCTGACTTCACAGAGGGGACAGTCCTTAGGCTGTCTCTGCTGCCTGTATATTGCTGAGGTGGGACAGCAAGTATGTTGCCCTGGCATTCTCaatttctccttttctctccagATTGACCACACAGAAGTGGATGCCATAGACAATAGGCAGAATGGGAGACCTGCCACTAATCTGCCGGCTCCCAAATCAGCTGTGAGTCACTATCCCCACCTCTGTGCCCTGGCACACTCCTTGCCTCTGTTTGGAAAGGGGGAGGTAACTCCCTGTCTGAGTACCTCACTCCtcacttttcatttttctgaGTCAGCACCTGGATCCTCCCAGTGAGGGTGGGAGGCAACTGCTGGGCACTGTGCCCCTCACCTGCTCTCGGTGACGTGTAacccccacacacacacctctTTCCCGCTGCTCCTCAGATGCTGTGCATTTACTTTCCGTCTCTCTTTCGGCTGGGACGGTGAATCCAGCCGGGTCAGTCTCCCTTCTCATTCTGCATCTTTGCACGCTTGCACGCCAGCAGAAGCTGTCACCCACCAGGTTTGTCCTAGTGCCAACACAAAGGCATCTCTGTGGACATTGCCTTGAAGGCCATGGAAGTGCTTTGGGGActcttctctcccctgtccaaTATTCTGAGACCCCCAGAGTCGGTTTTTGGAACTTCACCTTGGCTCAACTGTCTCACTCCGACTGCTTCCTTTCACAAGGTTTTTGTAGTGGGGATCTATGCAGGGCTGCAGAAATGAGGTAAAGCAGAGCCTCCTGCTTcctcaggagagcagggctggggtgtgCACATGTAATCCAGGCTCCCTCCTAGGCTCCAGACAGCTAAGAGCAGCAACATTTTGCCAAAAGGAGAATCCTTATAAGAGGCAGGCAGAGCTTTAAGACACATCTGCTAGCAAAAAAGGAAGTGCAGTCTTCCAGTTCACAACGGCTCCAAAGAGCCTGAGAAGCCACATTCTTTCCTAGCCCAGAtggcctgtcccaggctgctggggATTGAAACACATCCAGTGTTTCAGGGCCAAGCCTCACTCCTGGTATATTCCATAGAGTCTAGACTCTTCCTTGCCCTCCCAGCAAATCCCCACGCTCAGCCTCATGCATGGTGCTTAGTGTGGTgtgctctgcttcctggagaagttccctggactcaGGTGTGTTTctgctctctccctgcccctTGCCTGCCCCTGACAGAAGTACATCGCCCAAGTGCTGCAGGACTCCTCGCCGGAGGGCGAAGTTACAGAGTCGGAGGAGCAGGGATCGCAGGATGAGGAGCTCATCAACGCAGACGGCATGAATGACACAGATTTCCAGTCGTGTGAGGACAGCCTGATAGAGAATGAGATCCACCAGTAGGGACCTCAAAGGGCGGGAGGGGAAGGaggcccaggagcagggcaggctgtgcgCACGGAGACCTGGGAAGAAGCACCTGAGGGTGCTGGCTGCTGCCCTCACCCTCccgcccccagggctgctgccttCAGTGAGGGCAGGGGCCCTGCTGCAAGCTCTCCATCTCCCTGCCCCTCCTCCCCTGCGCCAGCCCGGCTGCTCGGCAGGCATGCTCTTTACTAGCTACCTTCTTCAATGCATCCCTGGATCCCAGACtcccagaggctggggaggagggggCCATAACCCCGGCGGTGCTGCCCTGGACCTGCAGGGAGGAGGAAAGCTGGGTGCTTTGTGGGAAGGGGCATAAGGGGAACATTTGGGGTCTTCTGAGCAGGCAACTGTATCCCCTGTCTTTCTGGTGAGAAACACTAATAATTTATTAGATTTCCAGGAAGGTGATGAATGAAAAATTTCAGTCAGTTTATTGGAAACCCCGCCCAGGGTGGGGTTGGCTTTTGTTGCaccttctccctgtgcctgcctgTGTCCTTTCTCAACTGCTTCCAGCATCCAGTTGGTGTGGCATCCCAGGAGCTGGTCCAGGCCCAGGGGTGGGGGACAGGCTTCCCCCTCACCACAGGGATGGTGACGCTGACCCTGACTTCATGGTCAAGGGTGGCATCACACCAGGGAAGGGGCACTGGGTTGACATGAGCTAGATAGGCCCTTGCAGGATGAGGGGTGCTGAGGGCATTTCTCGTGAGCAGGAGGAGGCGCAGGCAGCCTCTCCCCCAGGTcctgctccctcctctcccagGAGCACAGGCGGGGGTTTGCAGCATCATTCAAAGTGGCATTTTTCTTTGCACATTTTACTCCCCTTTCAAACAAATCAACCTGACCCCCATGTGGTACTGCAGCCCCCCTTTTGCTGCCCTATGTCTGAACAGCAGGTTCAGGCTTGGGGGTGGGGAGGCTGTGTGGGGGTCTCCTGGGTGCTAGGGAGAGGGGAGAAAGGGTCTCAGGCTACAGGCCCTCAACAACCTGCCTAGATCAGCACTGCCTCATTGCAATGAGGCCCCGTGGGCTTccttccctgagctgctgcagggtcTTCCCCCAGCTGAGGTGGTGAGAGAGGGAGGGAGCCCTGGGAGAGCAGCCCCTAGGAGCTGTCTCCAGCCACGACCACCATCTTCAGGAGCATGAAAGCCTCATGAGTCTGTGCTGACTTTCTTCACCTGCCCTGACTGGTGTAGGCTCCCCTGCCAccacccagcctgagagggggGTTGTTCCTCTCCTACCTCTTGCTCTTGCCCCCTCCCTGTTGATAGCTGTGtcccagaggcaggcagggaacAGGATGGGTGGGAGAGGTGACTGGAGCCCCTGGCACATGGAAGGACTGACCCTGTTTAAAGACATTTTGTGAGGTTGTTTCTGGTCAGTATCAGTTGCCCTCAATTGCTTCCCCCTCCCCTTGTGTAAAATGTAAAGGAAAATAATAAATCCCTCTGCTATTTAGCTATATTTATTTCCCTCAAACCCTGCCACCATCCTGTTTGGTGCTCATTGCGGACACTATCACCCTCCCTTTGCCTGTCATCGTGGGTGCTGTACCAGCTCCCTGGGGCTGTACCCTGAGAGGCCAGGTGAAAGGGGACGGTCATTTACCTTGTCAATCACCCATGCTGGCCCAGGACTCCAAGCACTTTAATCGACCAGAACAAGTGAACTGTCAGCCCTGCCCACCTCAGCTGCCAGGAACAGTGGTCACATCTTACGGCTTTTCTCCCCTGTGCCTTCCCTAGAGGAAGGGAACCAGACCCACAGAGAGCAGGTggggggctgctccagggaggaCATAGCTGCATTTCCTACAAGACTTCTATAGGAATCCCAGACCTGGAGAAAAGGTGGATGGAACAGAAGAGGTGTGGGTCTTCAGTGCATGGGGAGGGCAGGTCACACCAGcttccagggctcagctggggctggagcacacaTGGGTGTGAAGAGGCATGGTGAGAGTCGCCCGTCCCTTCCAGGTAGCGGCCAGGAATGAAATGAGCATGTGAGCTGAGAGTTCCCGGTCCACTCGCAGGCTGGGGCACGGGGGATGTTGATCCTGCTTCCCTTCTTCTCACACCCACCTACTGCCCTTGCTCCTGGTCCAGAGGTGGGCTGGGGTGCCGTGGTCTCTGTAGGTAcggctgtgctccagggctgccTCTGTGGCTGGCAGGGCCCTACCCACAGAGAGCTGTGTGTTCTGAGTGGCACTGTCTGTGTAGAGATGTGTATAATACCCTGT comes from Melospiza melodia melodia isolate bMelMel2 chromosome 3, bMelMel2.pri, whole genome shotgun sequence and encodes:
- the TMEM63B gene encoding CSC1-like protein 2 isoform X2 — translated: MLPYVIATLGSVGAPCKTPTCNNNNSTTKDYCYSARIRSTVLQGLPFGGVPTVLALDFMCFLLLLFVFSILRKVAWDYGRLALVTDADSVASALHSDNHDRYERLTSVSSSVDFDQRDNGFCSWLTAIFRIKDDEIRDKCGVDAVHYLSFQRHIIGLLVVVGVLSVGIVLPVNFSGDLLENNAYSFGRTTIANLKSGNNLLWLHTTFAFLYLLLTVYSMRRHTSKMRYKEDDLVKRTLFINGISKYAEPEKIKKHFEEAYANCTVLEARPCYDVARLMFLDAERKKAERGRIYFTNLQSKDNTPSMINPKPCGHLCCCAIRGCEEVEAIEYYTKLEEKLKDDYKREKEKVNEKPLGMAFVTFHNETITAIILKDFNACKCQGCACRGEPKASSCSESLHVSSWTVSYAPDPQNIYWEHLSIRGFIWWIRCFVINVVLFILLFFLTTPAIIITTMDKFNVTKPVEYLNNPIITQFFPTLLLWCFSALLPTIVYYSAFFEAHWTRSGENRTTMHKCYTFLIFMVLLLPSLGLSSLDVFFRWLFDKKFLAEAAVRFECVFLPDNGAFFVNYVIASAFIGNAMDLLRIPGLLMYMIRLCLARSAAERRNVKRHQAYEFQFGAAYAWMMCVFTVVMTYSITCPIIVPFGLMYMLLKHLVDRYNLYYAYLPAKLDKKIHSGAVNQVVAAPILCLFWLLFFSTVRAGFLAPTSMFTFVVLVITIVICLCHVCFGHFKYLSAHNYKIDHTEVDAIDNRQNGRPATNLPAPKSAKYIAQVLQDSSPEGEVTESEEQGSQDEELINADGMNDTDFQSCEDSLIENEIHQ
- the TMEM63B gene encoding CSC1-like protein 2 isoform X1, producing MLPYVIATLGSVGAPCKTPTCNNNNSTTKDYCYSARIRSTVLQGLPFGGVPTVLALDFMCFLLLLFVFSILRKVAWDYGRLALVTDADRRRRWETEREEREYVASALHSDNHDRYERLTSVSSSVDFDQRDNGFCSWLTAIFRIKDDEIRDKCGVDAVHYLSFQRHIIGLLVVVGVLSVGIVLPVNFSGDLLENNAYSFGRTTIANLKSGNNLLWLHTTFAFLYLLLTVYSMRRHTSKMRYKEDDLVKRTLFINGISKYAEPEKIKKHFEEAYANCTVLEARPCYDVARLMFLDAERKKAERGRIYFTNLQSKDNTPSMINPKPCGHLCCCAIRGCEEVEAIEYYTKLEEKLKDDYKREKEKVNEKPLGMAFVTFHNETITAIILKDFNACKCQGCACRGEPKASSCSESLHVSSWTVSYAPDPQNIYWEHLSIRGFIWWIRCFVINVVLFILLFFLTTPAIIITTMDKFNVTKPVEYLNNPIITQFFPTLLLWCFSALLPTIVYYSAFFEAHWTRSGENRTTMHKCYTFLIFMVLLLPSLGLSSLDVFFRWLFDKKFLAEAAVRFECVFLPDNGAFFVNYVIASAFIGNAMDLLRIPGLLMYMIRLCLARSAAERRNVKRHQAYEFQFGAAYAWMMCVFTVVMTYSITCPIIVPFGLMYMLLKHLVDRYNLYYAYLPAKLDKKIHSGAVNQVVAAPILCLFWLLFFSTVRAGFLAPTSMFTFVVLVITIVICLCHVCFGHFKYLSAHNYKIDHTEVDAIDNRQNGRPATNLPAPKSAKYIAQVLQDSSPEGEVTESEEQGSQDEELINADGMNDTDFQSCEDSLIENEIHQ